GTCTACGGGCCCAGGGACCGGGCCGAACTACGGGTGATCACCTGCGGCGGCGGGTTCACGAAGAAGACCGGCTACCAGGGCAATGTGGTGGCGTACGCGCACCTCATCGGAGTGCGGGAGCCCACGGCGACCTAGGTAGGTCTAAGGGGTGTCGGGGAAGTCCGGGTGGGTGAAGGTGGGGGCACCCCCGTGCCCGAAGGGCTACGGGGGAGGGTCGAGGGCCGAGTCTGGCAAGGCGGAGGAAGGAGTCCACGCGGAGCGTCGGCGACTGACGACAACGCAGCCAGGCGACAGCCATCGGCCCGCGACGCCGCCCGGACTTCCCCGGGGCCGCTTAGGCCGTCCACTGGTCGAAGGCGAGCTTGGCGACCAGCGAGAAGACGACGACGAGCAGGACCCCTCGGACGAACTCGCTGCCCTTCCTGAGCGCCATCCGCGCGCCGAACAGGGCGCCCGCCAGGTTGAACACCGCCATCAGCGCGGCCAGCTGCCACAGCACGCTGCCCTGGTAGGCGAACATCACGAGCGCCCCGGCGTTGGTGCAGACGTTGACGATCTTGGCGGTGGCGGAGGCGGTCACCAGGTCGAGGTGGAGTACGGCGCTGAGCGCGAGGACCAGGAAGGTGCCGGTGCCGGGCCCGAACAGGCCGTCGTAGAAGCCGATTCCGCCGCCCACGAGGACGATCGCGGCGATGGTACGGGCCCGGGTGACGGCGCCCTTGTCGGTGTCCGCGGCGGTGCCGAACGACGGGCGCAGCATCACAAAGGCCGCGACGCCGAGCAGCACCACCATGATCACGGGGCGGAGTACCTCGCTGCTGATCCCGGCCGCGAAGAACGCGCCGCCCATCGAACCCGCGAGCGCGGCGAGCCCGATCCGTACCGCCGTCCTCACCTCCACCGGAGCCTTGCGGGCGTAGGTGACGGCGGCGCCCGAGGTGCCGACGATGGCCACGGCCTTGTTGGTGCCGAGGATGTGGGCGGCCGGGACATGAGGCAGACCGAGCAGCAGGGCGGGCAGGAGCAGCAGCCCGCCGCCGCCCACCACCGCGTCGATCCAGCCGGCCGCGGCGGCGGCGAGGCAGAGGACGACGAGGGTGGTCAGCGATATGTCAGGCATGATCGCGACCCTAATCCAGCCCCGCCGGCGATCGAGGCGCGGGGCTCGGGCGGGGCTCGGGCGGGGCTCGGGGCGGGCCCCGACGTGACCCTCACACCACACCGTCGCCCGCGCTGAGCGCAGCGTTCCCCGGGGGAAACAGCCCCGCACCTGCCGGGTAACACCCGCACCGCAGGCTGCGGACATGGCAACTCAGATCGTGGTGATCGGCGGCGGAACGGCAGGCACCCGCCTCGCGCGCCGGCTCGCCGCGAGCGACGCCGCCCCCGGCCTCGGCACCGGCACCGGCACCGGCACCGGCGTCACCGTCACCGTCATCGGCGAGGAACCCCACACCCCCTACAACCGCGTCCTCCTCGCCGAAGTCCTCGCCGGCCGCTACGGCCCCGACGTCATCGCCCTCCCCACCACCCCCGTGCGCCGCGGCGTGCGCGTGGTCCGTATCGACCGCGCCGACCAGGTCGTGCAGTGCGACGACGGAAGCGTGGTGCCCTACGACCGCCTGGTGCTGGCGACCGGCTCCAACCCGGTCCTCCCGCCCCTGCGCGGGCTCGGCCGTGAGCTCCCCGACGGCGTTCACCCCTTCCGCACGATGGACGACTGCCTCGCGCTCGCCGCCGCCGTGCGCGAGGGCACCCGCGCCGTCGTCATCGGCGGCGGGCTGCTGGGCGTCTCGGCGGCCCGCGCGCTCGCCGAGCGCGGCGCGCACGTCGTACTG
The Streptomyces lunaelactis genome window above contains:
- a CDS encoding sulfite exporter TauE/SafE family protein; this translates as MPDISLTTLVVLCLAAAAAGWIDAVVGGGGLLLLPALLLGLPHVPAAHILGTNKAVAIVGTSGAAVTYARKAPVEVRTAVRIGLAALAGSMGGAFFAAGISSEVLRPVIMVVLLGVAAFVMLRPSFGTAADTDKGAVTRARTIAAIVLVGGGIGFYDGLFGPGTGTFLVLALSAVLHLDLVTASATAKIVNVCTNAGALVMFAYQGSVLWQLAALMAVFNLAGALFGARMALRKGSEFVRGVLLVVVFSLVAKLAFDQWTA